The following nucleotide sequence is from Bactrocera oleae isolate idBacOlea1 chromosome 2, idBacOlea1, whole genome shotgun sequence.
AGTGGTAATGGCGCGGCGGCAGCGGCGACGAGTAGCACCTCAAAAAGTAACAAAGAGAAGAGTGATGAAATGGAGGCGGATTCAACGGCTAAAGCACCTCTTGCTGCAACGCCGGTTTTGGATGACGAAAAGCCAAGCACCTCAAATGGCGATGCTAGTGGCGATGATATTGCAGACGTTGATAATGACGCGGTGAGTACCACTTGGAAGTTAATTtcatttcgaaatttaattcgTACGTGTTTTGAGTGCTTCAAATGCAATCGAACTGATTTGAATTGAATTTGGGAATTGTCGCAAACAATGAGTGTCCTGATGCGAGCAGCAAGAACAATGTGCGATGTAGAACACAAGAAGCGTTGTATTTGTAGtttgacaaatttaatattttagtagaCAGGGGAAATGTACAAGCTGAATTTGTGGAACTTAGATTGTattggattaaaaaaatatataataataataaatgtatatacaataaagtacttaaattaaattaaataaagttgtaaaaattattaaataaaatatttaaaaagtataaaattatatataaaaatttaacaaaaatataaaattattaaaatttctaatattaaaataaaaggaaataaaataataattcatattaaattacaactataaagaaagaaaatacataattaaaaaaattagatacaATTAAATATGCGTATGCACATAAATTTATgctaataaaacatttaaattaaaaagtaaataaaataacataaaaaaaagaaaaaacaaaatcaaaaaaatgaaacttttacaaataaatatgcatatatgaatgtaataaattataaaaaaaattaataagaggtaataattaataaaaaacattacatttaaacgattaaaacaaaatagtaatctaaaaatactaattattatacatatttcgAACAAAATTCGTATTTTAAAATAGAGcagcaaataaatgcaaaaaacagttaaaaaatatatataataaaaactaaaaaaaaaccaacaacatatTACAAagtcttaatatataaaaaaaaattaaaaagtgaaaaaataaaaaatcattacttttttCTCTgtggaattttaaatattttacgttacgtttaaaacgtttttatatatattttttctaatttaataaatttttttttctttctttctaaTTTGATAATATATCTTCATAATTCTGTGCCACTTGATCTTTAGGCTTCCAATCTGCAATTGGCCTGGGAAATCCTTGAGTTGGCTGATAAAATTTTCTCCCGTCAAGGCGGAGATGGCATGTCAAACTTGGCTGAGGTGCGAACGGAACTGGCTAATATTGAATTCGAGAACAATTTGCCTGAGGCGGCACGTGATGACtacagtaaatataaaaatcgaaagcaaaaaatgaactgcattaatttatttgctttccttctctttctctctctctctctcctctATCATTCATGCAGTGAaagcattaaaaatttactgTGAAATGCCGCCAAACTATCGACGCGCCATGGCAGAAATACATTACAAAATCGGTCTAACCTATCTGATGCAACAAATGAACAAGGAGGGCGCTGAATCGCTAAAAGCTGCATGCGAGCTGATCGATGGTGAAATAAAGGAAATACAAGAGTGTGATGAGGAGCTGAGCGAGAAGCGGAAGAGTAAGATACAGGATTTGGAGGAGACCAAACAGGAGATTTGGGCGAAAATATCCGAAATCGAGGAGACACAAGCGCAGGTGAGAAATTGTATACAATCTAAACGACAACAATATTAACTAATTAtgcttggtttttttttttcgtttccgCTCTGCATAGAACGTTGCTGAGGTGCGCGCAGCGCTGGACAGCTACATCAAACCAATTAACAGCGCATCAACGGAATCAAATGGTGCAGGTTCCTCAACTGTTGCAGGATCAACATCAGCAGCGAGCGCGTCGTCATCTAGTGCAGCCAAGCCGACGGATATTTCACATTTAATTAAACGCAAGAAGCCGAATGATAATACGGAAGCTGAGGTTGGCGCGTCACCAGCCAAACGACCAGCTGCCTAATTATTTTGGTTTCTCGTGCGGCCGTGTTATTTGatttgatgcaatttttttcgttcGCCATTATAGCGACAAAAAGAAATTCGTTTATACATATGCACGAAGAgcataatttttcttcaaaaagttcttatttagttttaaaattaattatttttgtttgtatttctttttttgtgttttttattttgttggtaaaattttcagtttttgctttgtttcaatttattaatctttatttttatttgttcgcactccaaaagaattttttttttattattacttcaaatttgtcaattttatgatttgcaCGTTTTGCTAATTCAATTGCAGtcgttatatttttgttttcttgcttTCACAATTAACAatgttaaattttcttaaatttttctacAATAGTACTTAGTTGTAAGCATATACattgaaaatacatatttataaagtatatacttaaattatataatagtttATCTTGCTAATTA
It contains:
- the Nasp gene encoding nuclear autoantigenic sperm protein homolog encodes the protein MSTDEQNPVVSNDDGGAAKESLIAEGETGFINQEHAMKLLEAKELYCYGSRNFLIKNYSDAADQLSQACAHYEELYGEQSNELGMPYLLYAKSLIALALDENKVIDVPDEEELDDDDDDDDDEDEDADEVAVAKNGSGNGAAAAATSSTSKSNKEKSDEMEADSTAKAPLAATPVLDDEKPSTSNGDASGDDIADVDNDAASNLQLAWEILELADKIFSRQGGDGMSNLAEVRTELANIEFENNLPEAARDDYMKALKIYCEMPPNYRRAMAEIHYKIGLTYLMQQMNKEGAESLKAACELIDGEIKEIQECDEELSEKRKSKIQDLEETKQEIWAKISEIEETQAQNVAEVRAALDSYIKPINSASTESNGAGSSTVAGSTSAASASSSSAAKPTDISHLIKRKKPNDNTEAEVGASPAKRPAA